From Solibacillus isronensis, the proteins below share one genomic window:
- the polA gene encoding DNA polymerase I yields the protein MTKQKLLLLDGNSLAYRAFFALPLLTNDSGIHTNATYGFTTMLQKIIGEENPTQMLVAFDAGKTTFRHESFGEYKGGRQKTPPELSEQFPYIRKLIDAYNIKRYELEMYEADDIIGTLAKQAAGQGIEVIVVSGDKDLTQLATEDVTVYITRKGITDIEKYTPAHIEEKYGLTPEQIIDMKGLMGDQSDNIPGVPGVGEKTAIKLLKEHGTIEKLYEAMDSLKASKMKEKLVDNEEMAHLSKKLATIHTDAPLTISLDDLAYAGPDEEALLNVWHELGFKSLIEKSDFETVETEQAELVFENVQAITGDMLKETMAIHLELENEHYHSCNALGLALSDGERTVYTAIDNVVDNADLKAWLLDETKKKYIVDSKATQAMLHRLGIELKGVEFDLLLASYILKPSISGDDVATLAKEFGYQDVQSNEAIYGKGAKWVVPGADHVAEHVSRKAVAVWKLQPLLEQKLKENEQFELYKELELPLAHILGKMESEGITVNIDTLRQMGDDLKAKLEVMEATIYELAGEKFNINSPKQLGVILFDKLGLPVIKKTKTGYSTAADVLEKLQSEHDIVKHILEYRTLAKLQSTYIEGLIKEVHKEDSKVHTRFQQALTSTGRLSSTNPNLQNIPIRLEEGRKIRKAFVPSKKDWILFAADYSQIELRVLAHMCGDDALVEAFQQGMDIHTRTAMDVFNLENPDDVTSLMRRTAKAVNFGIVYGISDYGLSQSLDITRKEAGIFIENYLQSFPGVKNYMDTSIEEAKKAGFVTTILNRRRYLPDITSSNFNLRSFAERTAMNTPIQGSAADIIKKAMIDMNARLEQEGLQTKLLLQVHDELIFEAPKEEVEILERIVPEVMENAIKLNVPLKVEFSYGPTWYDAK from the coding sequence ATGACAAAACAAAAATTGCTTTTACTAGATGGAAACTCATTGGCTTATCGTGCCTTTTTTGCATTGCCGCTGCTTACAAATGACAGTGGGATTCATACAAATGCGACATATGGTTTTACGACGATGCTGCAAAAAATTATCGGTGAGGAAAATCCGACACAAATGCTTGTTGCTTTCGATGCCGGGAAAACGACTTTTCGTCATGAGTCGTTCGGTGAATATAAAGGGGGACGTCAAAAAACTCCGCCAGAGCTTTCCGAACAATTCCCATATATTAGAAAACTGATTGATGCATACAACATTAAACGCTATGAACTGGAAATGTACGAAGCAGATGACATTATCGGAACGTTAGCAAAACAGGCTGCTGGACAAGGGATCGAAGTAATCGTTGTTTCGGGAGATAAAGATTTAACGCAGCTCGCAACTGAGGATGTCACAGTCTATATTACCCGTAAAGGGATTACCGATATTGAAAAATATACACCGGCACATATTGAAGAAAAGTATGGACTGACACCGGAGCAAATTATCGATATGAAAGGGCTTATGGGTGATCAATCCGATAATATTCCGGGAGTTCCAGGCGTTGGTGAAAAAACAGCGATTAAATTATTGAAGGAACACGGGACGATTGAAAAATTATATGAAGCGATGGATTCATTGAAAGCTTCGAAAATGAAAGAAAAGCTGGTAGACAATGAAGAAATGGCTCACTTATCAAAAAAGCTTGCGACAATTCATACAGATGCACCACTAACAATTTCACTTGATGATTTAGCATATGCAGGTCCGGATGAGGAAGCACTTCTTAATGTATGGCATGAGCTTGGCTTTAAATCTTTAATCGAAAAAAGTGATTTTGAAACAGTAGAAACAGAACAAGCTGAATTAGTATTTGAAAATGTACAGGCTATTACAGGCGACATGTTAAAAGAAACGATGGCAATCCACCTCGAGTTGGAAAATGAACATTACCATAGCTGTAATGCCCTCGGTTTAGCCTTGTCAGACGGAGAACGTACGGTTTATACAGCGATTGATAATGTAGTTGATAATGCGGACTTAAAAGCATGGCTGCTAGATGAAACTAAGAAAAAGTATATTGTGGACAGTAAAGCAACACAAGCAATGCTCCATCGTTTAGGGATTGAGCTTAAAGGCGTGGAGTTTGACTTATTGTTAGCTTCGTACATTTTAAAGCCGTCGATATCAGGTGATGATGTGGCAACACTTGCAAAGGAATTCGGTTACCAGGATGTACAATCCAATGAAGCGATCTACGGAAAAGGGGCAAAGTGGGTTGTTCCAGGTGCGGATCATGTAGCTGAACATGTGAGCCGAAAAGCAGTAGCAGTTTGGAAGCTGCAGCCTTTATTAGAGCAAAAGCTGAAGGAAAATGAACAGTTTGAATTATACAAAGAGCTGGAGCTGCCGCTTGCACATATTTTAGGGAAAATGGAGAGCGAAGGGATAACTGTCAATATTGATACATTACGTCAAATGGGCGATGATTTGAAGGCAAAGCTTGAAGTAATGGAAGCGACAATTTATGAGCTGGCAGGCGAGAAATTCAATATTAATTCACCGAAACAGCTTGGTGTTATCTTATTTGATAAATTAGGCTTACCTGTCATTAAAAAGACAAAGACAGGATATTCAACAGCAGCCGATGTACTGGAAAAGTTACAGTCCGAGCATGACATTGTGAAGCATATTCTTGAGTACCGAACGCTTGCGAAACTGCAGTCAACATATATTGAAGGTTTAATAAAAGAAGTGCATAAAGAAGATTCAAAAGTGCATACCCGATTCCAGCAGGCATTAACTTCAACTGGGCGTTTAAGCTCAACAAACCCGAATTTACAAAATATCCCGATTCGTTTAGAAGAAGGACGCAAAATTCGAAAAGCATTTGTTCCGTCGAAAAAGGATTGGATTTTGTTTGCGGCGGACTATTCACAGATTGAGCTGCGCGTATTGGCTCATATGTGCGGGGATGATGCGCTTGTAGAGGCATTCCAGCAAGGAATGGATATCCATACACGGACGGCAATGGATGTGTTTAATCTTGAAAATCCGGATGATGTGACAAGCTTAATGCGTCGCACAGCAAAAGCTGTAAACTTTGGTATTGTATATGGAATCAGTGATTATGGCTTATCACAAAGCCTTGATATTACACGTAAAGAAGCGGGGATTTTCATTGAAAACTACTTGCAAAGCTTCCCTGGTGTAAAAAACTATATGGATACAAGTATTGAAGAGGCAAAGAAAGCAGGTTTCGTTACAACGATTTTAAATCGCCGCCGCTACTTGCCGGACATCACAAGCTCGAACTTCAATTTAAGAAGTTTTGCTGAACGTACTGCGATGAACACACCGATCCAAGGAAGTGCCGCGGACATTATAAAAAAAGCAATGATTGATATGAATGCGCGCCTTGAACAAGAAGGACTACAGACAAAGCTATTATTGCAAGTACACGATGAACTGATTTTTGAAGCACCAAAAGAAGAAGTTGAAATTTTAGAACGTATCGTACCTGAAGTTATGGAAAATGCAATTAAGTTAAATGTGCCGTTAAAGGTTGAATTTTCATATGGTCCTACATGGTACGATGCGAAATAA
- the mutM gene encoding bifunctional DNA-formamidopyrimidine glycosylase/DNA-(apurinic or apyrimidinic site) lyase gives MPELPEVEGVVRDLRPIVEGKTIESVSLSDVVYTSHEAGKQAIVKNAKPSQFELLVRDMKIDKLERRSKYIFFHLKKNDERFILVNHLGMSGAWFVVNDVVEITEEKFRKHIHAIFTLASGELLVYADIRRFGELRFIKEIADHPPLLKMAPEPFDEIACDFFLMQSEKSKFAKKPIKEVIMDGQVISGCGNIYATEALFKMLIHPGKTTSELSREQKTKLFHVICDVLQESIDSGGSTISDYRSINGGAGTMQHRLKMYGKKQCVVCETNTESLVIAGRTSTYCPQCQK, from the coding sequence ATGCCAGAATTACCAGAAGTAGAAGGGGTCGTACGTGATTTACGGCCAATCGTAGAAGGGAAGACGATTGAATCTGTCTCTTTATCGGATGTCGTTTATACATCGCATGAGGCAGGTAAACAGGCGATTGTAAAAAACGCAAAGCCTTCTCAATTTGAACTATTAGTACGCGATATGAAAATCGATAAATTGGAGCGCAGATCAAAATATATATTCTTTCATCTAAAGAAAAATGATGAACGTTTTATTTTAGTGAACCATTTAGGGATGAGTGGCGCATGGTTTGTTGTGAATGATGTGGTGGAGATAACGGAAGAAAAATTCCGTAAGCATATCCATGCGATATTTACATTGGCAAGCGGAGAATTGCTTGTCTATGCTGATATCCGCCGTTTTGGTGAATTGCGCTTTATTAAAGAAATCGCCGATCATCCGCCATTGTTAAAAATGGCACCGGAGCCTTTTGATGAAATCGCCTGTGATTTTTTCCTCATGCAAAGTGAAAAATCTAAATTCGCAAAAAAACCGATTAAAGAGGTCATCATGGATGGTCAGGTGATTTCGGGTTGCGGCAATATTTATGCCACCGAAGCATTGTTCAAAATGCTTATTCATCCGGGGAAAACAACGAGTGAGTTAAGTCGTGAGCAAAAGACAAAACTCTTTCATGTAATTTGTGACGTATTGCAGGAAAGCATTGATTCGGGCGGATCGACAATTTCAGACTACCGGAGTATTAATGGTGGTGCAGGAACAATGCAGCATCGACTGAAAATGTATGGGAAAAAGCAATGTGTTGTATGTGAAACAAATACAGAATCTCTCGTTATCGCGGGTAGAACATCAACATATTGTCCGCAATGTCAAAAGTAA
- the coaE gene encoding dephospho-CoA kinase (Dephospho-CoA kinase (CoaE) performs the final step in coenzyme A biosynthesis.), translating to MIIGLTGSIASGKSTVAKMIESYGLPIVDADVVARQVVEPGTPTLKKIAEAFGPEVIAQDGSMDRAKVGSIIFHNEEMRQTLNGIIHPAIREEMLRQRDEFISFGEKNVFMDIPLLFESKLEHFVEKIIVVSVNKEVQLQRLMERNGFTEEEANARIATQIPVKEKEQLADAVIHNNGTLEDTAIQLQNILYEWNVLK from the coding sequence GTGATTATAGGTTTAACTGGTAGTATTGCCAGCGGAAAGAGCACAGTTGCAAAAATGATTGAGTCATACGGATTGCCGATTGTTGATGCAGATGTAGTAGCACGACAAGTAGTCGAGCCTGGTACGCCGACATTGAAAAAAATTGCAGAAGCATTTGGACCGGAAGTCATTGCACAAGATGGTTCAATGGATCGTGCAAAAGTGGGAAGTATTATTTTTCATAATGAGGAAATGCGGCAAACTTTAAATGGCATCATACATCCGGCTATTCGTGAAGAAATGCTGCGTCAGCGTGATGAATTTATCTCGTTTGGTGAAAAAAATGTTTTCATGGATATTCCGCTGCTATTCGAAAGTAAGCTGGAACATTTCGTAGAAAAAATTATTGTAGTTTCTGTAAATAAAGAAGTGCAGCTACAGCGCTTAATGGAACGAAATGGCTTTACGGAAGAAGAAGCAAATGCCCGTATAGCGACACAGATTCCGGTCAAAGAAAAGGAACAGTTAGCTGATGCAGTTATTCATAATAATGGCACGCTGGAAGATACAGCAATTCAGCTTCAAAATATTTTGTATGAGTGGAACGTCCTGAAGTAA
- a CDS encoding glyceraldehyde-3-phosphate dehydrogenase, whose amino-acid sequence MTVSIAINGFGRIGRMVFRQAMMRGDVNIVAVNASYPSETLAHLIKYDTNHGVFPGTVEAVEGALIVNGKRVELVSERDPLKLPWAQMGVDIVIEATGKFNEREKAAKHIEAGAKKVILTAPGKNEDITVVLGVNDDKLDLSKHDVISNASCTTNCLAPVAKVLNDEFGIVNGLMTTVHAYTNDQNNIDNPHKDLRRARNCGSSIIPTSTGAAKALRLVLPELDGKIHGMALRVPTPNVSLVDLVVDVEKDVTVEEVNAAFKAAAEGKMNGILNFSMEPLVSSDYNTTTYSSTVDGLTTIVLGDRKVKVIAWYDNEWGYSARVVDLTKKIANELATVNV is encoded by the coding sequence ATGACAGTTTCTATTGCAATTAATGGTTTTGGCCGCATTGGTCGTATGGTGTTCCGACAAGCAATGATGCGTGGTGACGTGAATATCGTAGCAGTGAACGCAAGCTATCCATCTGAAACGTTAGCACATTTAATTAAGTATGACACAAATCATGGTGTTTTCCCGGGAACTGTAGAAGCAGTCGAAGGTGCTTTAATTGTAAACGGCAAACGTGTTGAATTAGTTAGTGAACGTGATCCATTAAAATTACCATGGGCTCAAATGGGTGTAGATATCGTAATCGAAGCTACTGGTAAATTCAATGAACGTGAAAAAGCAGCAAAACATATTGAAGCTGGCGCGAAAAAAGTTATTTTAACTGCTCCTGGTAAAAATGAAGATATTACCGTTGTTTTGGGTGTAAATGACGATAAATTGGATTTATCAAAGCATGATGTCATTTCAAATGCATCTTGTACGACAAACTGTTTAGCTCCTGTAGCAAAAGTATTAAACGATGAGTTCGGTATTGTAAACGGTTTAATGACAACAGTTCACGCTTATACAAACGATCAAAACAACATCGATAACCCACACAAAGATTTACGTCGTGCGCGTAACTGCGGATCATCTATTATCCCGACTTCAACTGGTGCAGCAAAAGCATTGCGTCTTGTATTACCGGAATTGGATGGGAAAATCCACGGTATGGCATTACGTGTGCCAACACCAAACGTTTCTTTAGTTGATTTAGTTGTAGATGTAGAAAAAGACGTAACAGTAGAAGAAGTAAATGCAGCATTTAAAGCGGCAGCTGAAGGCAAAATGAACGGTATTTTAAACTTCTCTATGGAGCCATTAGTATCTTCTGACTACAATACAACAACATACTCATCTACTGTAGACGGTTTAACTACAATTGTATTAGGTGACCGTAAAGTAAAAGTCATCGCTTGGTATGATAATGAGTGGGGTTACTCTGCTCGCGTAGTAGACTTAACAAAGAAAATTGCAAATGAATTAGCAACAGTAAATGTATAA
- the nrdR gene encoding transcriptional regulator NrdR: MRCPACQYNGTRVVDSRPVDDNKEIRRRRECESCAFRFTTFEKIEETPLIVVKKDGSREEFSREKVLRGLIRACEKRPVALDQLEEIVLSIEKELRRLGNAEVRSEDVGEMVMDRLAKIDEVAYVRFASVYRQFKDITVFIEELKEIMTRQSNDK, encoded by the coding sequence ATGAGATGTCCAGCTTGTCAATACAATGGGACACGCGTTGTAGACTCAAGACCTGTTGATGATAATAAAGAAATTCGCAGACGTCGTGAATGTGAATCATGTGCCTTTCGCTTTACGACATTTGAAAAAATTGAAGAAACACCGTTAATCGTTGTGAAAAAGGATGGTTCACGCGAGGAGTTTAGCCGTGAAAAAGTATTGCGTGGTCTAATACGCGCATGTGAAAAACGCCCGGTTGCATTAGATCAATTAGAAGAGATTGTTTTATCGATTGAAAAAGAATTGCGCCGATTAGGCAATGCTGAAGTACGTTCGGAAGATGTCGGGGAGATGGTAATGGACCGACTTGCGAAAATCGATGAAGTTGCCTATGTACGCTTCGCATCTGTTTATCGCCAATTTAAAGATATTACTGTATTTATCGAGGAACTGAAAGAAATTATGACCCGTCAGTCAAATGACAAATAA
- a CDS encoding DnaD domain protein yields MMNQLNPYDHCEIHCPQTITSEHQLALQLCYQPIIGVEATALYLKLWVETQQHEKATCFHSNLLDSLSFKPKQLLQARIVLEAIGLVKSFEKMMDSYKSMKYILYPPLTGHDFFDDSILSVALLRKIGREQYESLRNKLSKHDISLHGYKDVTCSFNDAFVAITETELKQVMQENTGSVNERSKMSYPFEYDLFDFKSFMMGMSQNLIPSKLFTLDIKIAIAKLAFMYNFSVTDMQRIVLLAWDTDEGLTKKELEKRCEEYYQLNVGVAKPKLIKKQDIFRSVEVINSAPAKTQQNINDKEGLIEYLEKTSPIEVFQKFNGYLPPESVVMEFNNFLRKGVSYGTLNVLIHYISMNDELNYNKNFMKVVMNNWLKKGAKTAENTMEIAKVEHSYRDRKSKNLSQITVTNNDLNKVEENNNSKTDSPDSALVDFKNSTPYQYLLILTHGEEPFSGHVKIAESLYSSYDIPIEVANVIIRHVWDSTKGNLPESFVEALASEIRYNQIKTAEQALDYIEKRNERNLIKVTEDYLTVDDQSIHYDKTVPYYFLKSLYKGKKPVKFIVDLAEELVLQQGLSVGAVNVLMEYAYNESNGKLTKNFVQSIAGNWMLNPPANALEALRIVEENDGSQLKASKITMDTPLAFKVTVKDMSKWIPAFDETLPYDFMRNLLNGKEPVEMLVKQVDDLVLKHGIKVGVVNAILEFILTNKTSRFGRNQIQTLALNMQLKNILLAKDALAYIESNYKENKVDVKITEQDLLKYYPGDYVFTPKLARYEKQTPYAFTKELNDGHEPFAYVVATAEKLILHYKMIPAVVNYMLEYVMEKTEGALPEKYINSVANTWRNNKIQTINQAKIYTEMQDKKNKQRGARKVGVVPDWFKEKDQEPVQQANSNNTQNQIDFEEQRKKLLEQLNSD; encoded by the coding sequence ATGATGAATCAGCTAAATCCATATGACCATTGTGAAATTCATTGCCCTCAAACTATCACTAGTGAGCATCAGCTTGCATTGCAATTATGCTATCAGCCGATTATCGGTGTTGAAGCTACGGCACTATATTTAAAGTTATGGGTTGAAACACAACAACACGAAAAAGCAACTTGTTTTCATAGCAACCTGCTCGATTCATTAAGTTTTAAACCGAAGCAACTACTGCAAGCAAGAATCGTATTAGAAGCAATTGGTTTAGTGAAGTCATTTGAGAAGATGATGGATTCATATAAATCGATGAAGTATATCTTATATCCGCCATTGACTGGCCATGACTTCTTTGACGATTCGATTCTTTCTGTAGCGCTTTTACGGAAAATCGGGCGCGAACAGTATGAATCATTACGAAATAAATTATCGAAACATGATATTTCCTTACATGGCTATAAAGATGTCACATGCAGCTTTAATGATGCATTTGTTGCAATAACAGAAACTGAGCTAAAGCAAGTCATGCAGGAAAATACAGGTTCGGTAAATGAACGTTCAAAAATGTCGTACCCGTTTGAGTATGACTTATTTGATTTTAAAAGCTTCATGATGGGTATGAGCCAAAACTTAATCCCAAGTAAATTATTTACACTGGATATTAAGATTGCCATTGCTAAATTAGCGTTTATGTATAATTTCTCTGTGACGGATATGCAAAGAATAGTGTTATTGGCATGGGATACAGATGAAGGACTTACGAAAAAAGAGCTTGAAAAACGCTGTGAAGAGTACTACCAGCTGAACGTAGGTGTCGCAAAGCCGAAACTGATTAAAAAACAGGACATTTTCCGTTCGGTGGAAGTAATCAACTCTGCTCCTGCGAAAACACAGCAAAATATTAATGATAAAGAAGGTTTAATCGAGTATTTAGAAAAAACCTCACCGATTGAAGTTTTCCAAAAATTTAATGGTTATTTGCCTCCGGAATCCGTTGTAATGGAATTTAATAATTTCCTTAGAAAAGGGGTTTCTTACGGTACATTGAATGTTTTGATCCATTATATTTCAATGAATGACGAATTAAATTATAATAAAAACTTTATGAAGGTAGTCATGAATAACTGGCTGAAAAAAGGTGCAAAAACCGCTGAAAATACAATGGAAATTGCAAAGGTTGAACATAGCTACCGTGATCGTAAATCGAAAAACTTATCGCAAATTACGGTTACGAATAACGATTTGAATAAAGTTGAAGAAAATAATAACTCGAAAACCGATTCTCCTGATTCAGCGCTCGTTGATTTTAAAAATTCTACACCTTATCAGTATTTGCTGATTTTGACTCATGGTGAAGAACCATTTTCAGGGCATGTAAAAATAGCAGAATCGCTTTACAGTTCTTATGATATCCCGATAGAAGTGGCAAACGTCATCATTCGTCATGTGTGGGATTCGACAAAAGGCAACTTGCCGGAATCATTTGTAGAAGCATTGGCCTCTGAAATCCGGTACAATCAAATTAAAACGGCCGAACAAGCATTAGACTATATTGAAAAGCGAAATGAACGCAATCTTATTAAAGTTACAGAAGATTATTTAACGGTTGATGACCAGTCGATTCACTATGATAAAACGGTACCTTATTATTTCCTGAAATCACTGTATAAAGGGAAAAAACCGGTGAAATTTATTGTTGATTTAGCCGAGGAACTCGTATTGCAGCAAGGCCTCTCGGTAGGTGCAGTCAATGTGCTGATGGAATATGCCTATAATGAGAGCAATGGGAAACTAACGAAAAACTTTGTGCAGTCTATCGCCGGAAACTGGATGTTAAACCCTCCGGCAAACGCTTTAGAAGCTCTTCGTATTGTAGAAGAAAACGATGGATCACAGTTGAAGGCATCTAAAATTACGATGGATACACCGCTCGCATTTAAAGTTACCGTAAAAGATATGTCAAAATGGATTCCGGCTTTCGACGAAACATTGCCATATGATTTCATGAGAAATTTACTTAACGGTAAAGAACCGGTTGAAATGTTAGTGAAGCAAGTGGATGATCTTGTATTAAAACATGGCATTAAAGTCGGAGTTGTCAATGCCATTCTTGAATTTATATTAACGAATAAAACGAGCCGTTTTGGACGTAATCAAATTCAGACACTTGCATTGAATATGCAGTTGAAAAACATCTTATTGGCTAAAGATGCACTTGCTTACATTGAATCGAATTATAAAGAAAATAAAGTAGACGTGAAAATTACCGAACAGGATTTACTGAAATACTATCCGGGGGATTATGTGTTTACACCCAAATTGGCCCGCTATGAAAAACAGACGCCATATGCATTTACAAAAGAGTTAAACGATGGTCATGAGCCGTTTGCGTATGTTGTTGCAACAGCGGAAAAATTGATCCTGCATTATAAGATGATCCCGGCTGTCGTCAATTACATGTTAGAGTATGTAATGGAAAAAACAGAAGGTGCATTGCCTGAAAAATATATTAACAGTGTCGCAAATACATGGCGAAACAACAAAATTCAGACAATTAATCAAGCGAAGATTTATACTGAAATGCAAGATAAGAAAAACAAACAGCGCGGGGCGAGAAAAGTTGGCGTAGTTCCGGATTGGTTTAAAGAAAAAGATCAGGAACCAGTACAACAAGCTAATTCCAACAATACTCAAAACCAAATTGATTTTGAAGAGCAGCGCAAAAAATTATTAGAGCAATTAAATAGTGATTAA
- the dnaI gene encoding primosomal protein DnaI translates to MIKKQVSTIEPIKDSLNKINIPSFEQKYNELKNRVLSHPSVRQFMNDHNMTENSAVIQYGMTTLFEFVEQKHTCCGAGSTSQCQNFYKGHVPQLMLSNGQINIIYRKCEQMLKEDDQRELASMMKTMYMPKDVLKADFNEMDMNDNSRMAATQFMVEFRKQYRETKELPAKGLYLYGTFGVGKTYILGAIANALSKERIQTLLVYMPEFIRELKSSVTEGSIEQKIDFVKKVPVLMLDDVGSEPISTWTRDEIIGSILHYRMAEKLPTFISSNFNYKQLEEQWSVTEHGAIDEMKSGRILQRVQALTTPLEITGTNRRK, encoded by the coding sequence GTGATTAAAAAGCAGGTGAGTACTATCGAACCAATAAAAGATTCGCTCAATAAAATAAATATCCCATCATTTGAGCAAAAATATAATGAATTAAAAAACCGGGTCCTTTCACATCCAAGTGTAAGACAGTTTATGAATGACCATAATATGACGGAAAACTCGGCTGTTATTCAATATGGAATGACGACTCTTTTTGAATTTGTAGAGCAAAAGCACACTTGCTGTGGAGCCGGTTCTACATCGCAGTGTCAAAATTTCTATAAAGGTCATGTTCCGCAGTTAATGCTTTCGAATGGTCAGATTAATATTATCTACCGCAAGTGCGAACAAATGCTTAAAGAAGATGACCAGCGTGAACTAGCTTCAATGATGAAGACGATGTATATGCCGAAAGATGTCCTGAAGGCAGATTTTAATGAAATGGATATGAATGATAATTCCCGCATGGCTGCGACACAGTTTATGGTTGAATTCAGGAAACAATATCGTGAAACGAAAGAGCTTCCTGCAAAAGGGCTGTATTTATACGGCACATTTGGTGTTGGGAAAACCTATATTTTAGGCGCCATCGCAAATGCTTTGTCGAAAGAACGTATTCAAACTTTATTAGTATATATGCCGGAATTCATCCGTGAATTAAAGTCGTCGGTAACAGAAGGATCGATTGAACAGAAAATTGATTTTGTAAAAAAAGTGCCGGTATTAATGCTCGATGATGTAGGTTCAGAGCCGATTTCAACATGGACAAGAGATGAAATTATCGGTTCAATCCTTCATTATCGTATGGCGGAAAAATTGCCGACATTCATCTCTTCAAACTTTAATTACAAACAGCTGGAAGAACAATGGTCCGTAACTGAACATGGGGCAATCGATGAAATGAAATCGGGCCGTATTTTACAGCGAGTACAAGCATTGACGACACCGCTTGAAATTACAGGAACAAACCGCAGAAAATAA